A genome region from Ptiloglossa arizonensis isolate GNS036 chromosome 4, iyPtiAriz1_principal, whole genome shotgun sequence includes the following:
- the LOC143145554 gene encoding heat shock 70 kDa protein cognate 4 isoform X1: MMNCFNQKFKKSQKNLSLHKGASRRLRTAYERAKRTLSLFMQASIEIDSLFESGEKFLRNSKMDKIYIYSIVLVGS; the protein is encoded by the coding sequence ATGATGAACTGTTTCAACCAGAAGTTCAAAAAAAGTCAAAAAAATCTGAGCTTGCACAAAGGAGCTTCGAGACGCTTGAGAACTGCCTATGAGAGGGCTAAGAGGACTCTGAGCTTGTTTATGCAAGCCAGCATCGAAATCGACTCTCTGTTCGAATCAGGTGAGAAATTTCTGAGGAACTCCAAGATGGACAAGATATACATTTACAGTATTGTATTGGTCGGCTCTTGA